The following DNA comes from Eubalaena glacialis isolate mEubGla1 chromosome 1, mEubGla1.1.hap2.+ XY, whole genome shotgun sequence.
CATCCTAAGGAAATCATTATAAGTACGTTCAGAGATTTATTTGTAAGAATCTTCAATGCAGCACTGCTCACAGTAgtaaaaaattggaaatgaattAAATGTCCAATAACTataaattagttaaataaatatggtatatccagGGAAGAGAATATCATCTAACCACTAAGCATCATGTTGTCAAAGACTATTtaatgatatgaaaaaaaaaggtatatgtgttgttaagtgaaaaaagcaaactgtACAGCTTatttcaatttttgaaaaataattacacagagaaaagtgaaaggatatacactaaaattttaaaaattgagatataattgacatatatacaacattgtgtaagtttaaggtgtacaacatattgattTGATAAAAATTTAACAGCAGTTATAGGTTATAAATGACTCTGTGTTTCCCTATTTTCCAGCCTTTCTACATTAAATATTGGAAGtttttcacctctttttttttttttttactgcttttttattaagaaaagagACATGTTAAAATAGGTCAGTctggggacttcgctggtggtccagtggttgagactccacgcttccacttcagggggcatgggtttgatccctggtcagggaactaaatcccacatgccgcgcagcaaggccaaaaaatgtcttaaaatagaTCAGTCTGTAGTATAATGAATACAAAATGGGTCACATTTTACTCATCTAGCTACAGTCTCCTGCCAGTGCACCATTTGGAGACCTCTGCTGGGATCCTTACCGCAAAAAGCATTCTCCTTTAGAACTTAGCTTCATCATGCTCCCATATACCCAGAGTAATACTAGTTCTGAGAAGGTCTGAAGTGTGTGAATAAAAGTATGGggtgaggaagggaggaagtCCTAGAAGTTGGGGATGGGATAGCTAATCAAAAGAACCTGCTACCTTAGGACCAGGAGTTGGAATGAAAGTTTCAGGGCACCAAGGTTTTTTCCTGAGCTACTACATCTATCTTCCCCATCACTTGTGTCCATTCTTTAGTTCACGAGTTTTTACTTTGGCGGGGGGAAACTTGGACCAGACCCTGGATGTAAAGGAAAGCCAATTACTGACACCACCGACCCCTCCCAAGGAGGAACTAAATAGGAACCATCTGGAATTTCCCCTTTGTCACCAGGGCCGTGGTAGGTTTTGATTGGCTCTTCATATGGACCAAGTCGACTGCAACCAATCAGGAAAGAGGCtgtaagaaatgtttattctttCCACTATCAACTCACCATCAGCATGCCCTCAGTAATTGTGTTCTGAACGGGAAGTATGAAATGCCAAATGCAAATAACATAGCACACAATCTCCCCCCTTTAACTTGATTCAAGTGTTTCCCTTGAGTACTGGGAGTCCTAGGATAAAGGTTTAAGTTTTACTTCAGGTGTCTCTATTCTACTTCTGCCTTTCAGGCTTAGTTCAAATACCTCCAAGGCAACACCATCTGGATTCCTGCCTTGCTCTGTGGGGCTCCTGTGGCACTTAGGTGAGCCCCACTGCAGCATCACCCTGCCCAATAGTTACAGAAATTACATTACCTCATATGGACTTAGTGGCAGTAGTAGCCTTGGGATCAAGAGCATAGGATTTGGAATTAGAGAGACCTAGGAGTCAGTCCTGAATTCCCAACTCTTCCTAGGGTTGGGATGATGGCAAGATACTTTTCCTCTCTGAActttgatttcctcatctattgAATATGGATAATAACACTGACCTTAGAGGGTTCATGCTTTACACATAGGAAGAGCTtgctaaatatttaatattattgaaCAAAAGTTGAAAAAGTTAATGTATTTTATGAACAAGGTGAGAAGCGATAGTTTCATCAAATTGGCTTCCCAGATGGTCCAGGGAGTGAAATATGTATAATTGAAGAAATGAATAGAAGACCAACACTTAGAGCTTGTCTGTCTTAtcgttatcttttttaaaaaaatttctggtaaaatatacataacataaaatttactaccttaaccattttcaagtgtacaattcagtggcattaatatagtcacattgttgtgcaaccatcaccactcggGCTTGTCTTTCTTAAACACAGAATTTCATGCTTAGGATATGGAAATGGCACTGTAATACATTTGTTAATAAGGCatcataaatcttttttttttttttagaaataactttttccatgaccaaatttatgtatgtatgtatgtatgtatgtatgtatgtatttggttgcgccgggtcttagctgcggcaggcaggctccttagcaactcttagttgcagcatgcatgtgggatctagttccctgaccagggatctaacctgggccccctgcactgggagcgtgagtcaccagggaagtcccccataaatcttttttttcagaGATAAAATATCTTTCTAAGAGTCTGTACTTCTTTCAGCGCTGTGCATTTGAATTAGCTGAATTATAGTGTAGTGACTTAAAGCCAAACTTATTGGTTTAAATCTTGGCTCTCCCACCAGCtccctgtgtgatcttgggcaaattacttaaccttttgtgttttaattttcacgCCTTAAAAGAGGGGTCATAGTAATAGTATTTTTTTAGAGAGTTGTTGGgatgattaaatgagtaaatagtacctggcacatggtactTGGGATACAAGTGTTAggtattgtttttattatgtgAAATAATGTCTTTGAAGTCTTTTTCCTGCTGGACTGAATGTGCTGGAAGGGCAGAGACTTCACCAGTTTTGCCTACCGTTAACTCAGTTCCTTGCAAATACTTCCAAATGGGCTTAGAGTCCAGccccctcctttattttttttttgccttacatttttttgttgtttatttgcaCATGTACTTACTTGAGAAAGGGTTAAGATGGCTGACTACTATTTCATGaacattttgagttttattttaaaggttaGTGTGTTTGGGGAAGGAGATGGTTAGGAAATAATCGACACTTCCCTTTTTAACTTCCGAGGGGAGTGACCCCAGGGAAACACTAGAGCGCTTAGTGCCTGCCAGGAATTCCTCTGTTAGGGGCCCTCGGCTTTACCTGGGAAAGTCCCGAGCTGTACAGTGGGAAGGCTGTGCATCTGCCTTTAGGAGGCGCTGTTTGTCAGCATTGTCCTAACCTCAGGAAAGGGGAGGAGGCAAGGCGAGTGAGTCAATGATGACATCAGTAATTAGCATAAGTTTCCCAAATCGGCTGACCGAGTTTTCACTTGTTCGGCCAGGCAAATTGAGTTCTTTTAACCGCGCAAACGGGAGCTTCCTTGGAACTTGGATTTGGAGCACGAAGAGGATTCTAATTTCTTTAAAGCTCTGTTTTCAGGAAATTTTTCTGAGAACTTTTTACCTCCAGAGGATCAGTGGAATTTGATCTGAAGGTATGTAATTAAGACCTTTTCTCTGCTGGGGTCTCAGGCGccagcctttttttccccttgctttaCTTCCTGGAAACTTGCAAAATCTCACATTGTCAGCAGTGGCACTGTTTCTGCCTGGATTTACTAGCCGTACCAGGGAAAAAGAAAGCTTAGAAAGCCCCAGGAAGGCTCCAACACAGCCCTTTCCTGGTAGAAATATGCTAGCCCATAAATGGAGACAAAGTCTGGCAGACTTGCCAGAGCTAGAGATCAGAATTTTCAGGAAACTGCAAGACAAATGTACGGTGTTAGAATAAGATGTCTCCAGGAATCCAGTCATACTGTTTCTAGTATCACAGAGCTACTAGAAGGGAAGACCCCATGGATGCTCacattaaaaatgacatttttttttctttttctaactatAAGAGTAATATATGTTCATTGCATAAAATTTGAGAAACTCAGACAGGAGCCCAGAATAAAATTTATAGTATCTGTAATTATACCACTTATATATAACcactctttgttatttttttgttgtggtaTGTTCGCCTTCCCTCAGAAAGTAGTTTCTTGTTTCTAAATAGTTAAGTGTTGCATAGTGAATATATACCTCAAGTCCTTAAAGAATGAATAATTACATTGAAAAAATTTTATCGATTCATTGCTCCTCTGATTAGAATGAAATTTAGTGTGGAAATACATTTAGTGTGGAAATACTGACTTCGGTAATTTGTCACTTCCTACATTGATTTGAGCAAATGTTGTCTGAAACCACTCTTTCTGGGGTCTGGGATTATGACTTTTCTTTCTGTAAGATAAAGAAAGGCCTGCCCTGGTATGGTTAGCAATGTTACCTTGTTGTCCTTGGGTTGGTAGATACTTCAGAAATGTACCCCCCCCCCATTACTTTACTTCTAAAATGTAAAAGTGTTACTTCTGCCATTTGGTGGGAATGACTTAAGAGCTCCAGGCGGGAGAAATTGTGCTGTGTCGTCCTCCCTCTTGACTAGCTCCCAATGGGGACATTTTGATTTGGGGGAACTCGGGGTCAGTTGAGTTTCAATAAAAGCTCTCTCCAGACCTCCTAAAAGGTTAACATGCCAGTGTTGGGGTCACGTTTTCTGGGCTATAGGTTTTTGAAGTGACCTCTCAGTGAATTTCATTTTTCAGCATTTCTAGAAAAGTCGAAGGCCTGGAACACAGGAGGCTGGAACTGGGGGAGGGCCTGGGAAGTTGGGGTGCCGTGTTGTCCTCACTCTCTAAGCTGCGGCCCCCAACTCCTTATCTCTTTCAGGCTGGCCATGACATCGCAAGGCCAAAGTTTGAATTCCACTTTAGATGATAACTGTCAAGTGAACTTCCGAGGGACGCTTCTGACTATTGATTCGTACCTGGGGGATCAAGATGTGGAGCGCCTGAAGTTTCTCTGCCGAGACTCCATCGCCTCCAAGAACCTGGAGAAGTGCGGCTCAGCCTTGGATATCTTTGATTACCTGATGGCAGAGGAGCGGCTGAGTGAGGAAGACCCCTTCTTCCTCGCGGAGCTCCTCTACATCATCAAGCAGAAGGTCCTGCTTCGGCACCTGCGCTACACCAAGGAACAGGTGGAGCACTGGCTGCCTGGCCGCCGGAAGGTCTCTCCGTTCAGGTGATCGACACGGCAGGGCCACTGGGCTTTGAAAAGAGGCTGGGATTAATgatgaattaatttttaagattttttttttttacccctccccccccatctACCTCCTTGGATGGTATGGTGATTCTAAAGCAGGAGATTTCTTAACTTCGGGTGCTAATGagaagggaggctgggaggtcaGCAAAGTTTCAAAACCCAGCCGCGTGCCTGGGGGTGGCTTCCCTTTGTTTTGCTTCTCGCTGAGGAAGGAGGCCCAGCTCCGTGTGCAGCAGGCCAGCGCCTTCCTCTTTGCCAGCCTCCACGCTCTCAGCCTCCTGCCTCCAGTGAGTCCCTGGTGTGTCAGCTTATACCTAGCCatttgagaagagagaaatgaatacTTGGACCCAAATgagcaaaataaaaaaggagatgtGTCTTTGGGGTAGGGAGGGACATCATTTATGCCATGTCCAGTTTGTCCAGTTTTGGGGTGAAACCCAGACGGGTAAAATATAGGCATTTTGCCCAAAGAAGTAGAATAAAGGCATCAGACCTTAAGCAACGCTGTTTTAAACGGTCCACTAACATAGTATCTACATCGAACAGCCTCATGAGGTGGAGCCTTCGTAATACTGTTTTACGGCCTGGACGGTTAGAATCCTTCAGGCCTTAACACTTGAACTGGTTCCTACAACCTGAGCTGCCCTTGGGTCAGTGAGGGAATTCTGGAGATCATTTTTTCCACTCTGCTGGTTAGACAGCTGAGGAATGGTCTCAGGCATGCAGGGCTGTTAACCTGTGAATGAAGTATtcagtttttcttctctctttttttttggctgtgccgcacggcatgtgggatcttagttccccaaccagggatcgaacccgcgcccaaccactggaccgccagggaagtccccatattcaGTTATTCTAATTGTCGACTGTATGACTCTCCAGAGGTCGggatagtttcctttctttttcaacaGTGAACTTTATACTCACTGGCATTGGGTCCTCCCTGATGAGGGCCTATAAAGTAAGCCTGATTTCTAGAATGGAGTCCGGAGGAGGGCAGACATGCCAAAATGGTGTTCTACGCCTTCTTAGTGGAATTTGAAACAGCACTGGACTTGGAATCAGAAGGCCTGCTCTTACTGTGTACTGTGTTGCTGTCATTTAATAGGTCACTTGAAGCTcaaagtttctgtttttaaatctataaaatgagattaataatTGTTTACTCACAGGGTTGTGGTCGTTCAAATGAGAGATAACGTACGATAAAAGCATTCAATTTCCTGCCCATCCTCTGCAAGTGCGAGGCTTTAATTTGTCTCTTGGGTGTGTGTCTTAGAAACCTGCTCTATGAACTGTCAGAAGACATCAGCTCAGAGAACTTAAAGAGCATGATCTTCCTTCTGAGGGAGTCGATTCCAAAAGTCCAGATGGTGAGTGGGCCCTATAGGATGGGGTCTTTGTGAACATCGCCGTAATCAGTGTTTGGGAAGACGCTAGAAAGGGATTTCAGGAGGGCTCATTTGTTTTGCAGTAGACAGTATCAGACAAGGGTTAGTAACATTGCGTTTTGATGGGCCTGGAGTCTAGTCCTAGACTAACTCCTGGATGTGGGGCAAGTGATTGAATGTTTCTGAGCCTCTATGTTCTAATGTGTCATATTATAGACAATTATACTACTTCCTTCCAGGACTGTTAAGAGGATTAGATGAAATAATGTACATAAACTATTAGCTGGGGCCTGTATTTTGCACATACTAACCATGCAGTAAATGATTGCTATTGGCATCCACTGTGTTTTATGATATAGAAATGTGCAGGGCGACACAAAGAAATGAGGAGGTGGTAGCTAATGGCAGAGTGGGAATTAATTGTTCCTCACCTCCATTAGCTGAGGTTTCTGAGGGAGCCGTGTCCTTTTCAGTGGACGTTGCAGTGTCTCCCATGTAGGGttttgtgaaaatcaaatgagacaGATGTTTGAGGATGTGCTTTCTAAAGTGCTATACAAGTGCTTGGAACTAACagtaatgtttttaatattaacatAATGCTGTCGGCTGATATTCTTGCTAGATTGGTCACAATAAAGGGCAGGAAAGTAGCTGCACATCTCTCTTCCAGGCCtcaaaactttatattttttcttttgcttctcataACAGCTTGTGACAAGCAAGTTAGTTAATTTGGGAAGGGgccaattttcaaattttaacctATAACGTTAATTTTGTTATTCGACTGCTATCTTTATTAGGTTTTAAGTTATATAATGTTTGATAACACCAAAAAAGGCATGTAACATGTATGGAAGTTATAAATGTAGAACTAAGTGAACAGCCATGGATCCCCCGTCCAACTTACAGATGAGCACATCACCAATGCAAAGAGCCTACATGTGTAGCCCTCCCGTATCACATTCTCCCCAGGCTAACTGATATTATTGACaaataaattctttttgaaagaaaaatcactGAGGAGTAGGAAGCTGTTTTACATGTGGTAGGTCTTATGAGGACCATGTTTAATAATTCATTAAACATGTTTCCTGGTGTCAGACCTGTAGGTTAATTAACCTGCAGGTTAATTCTCTGTTTTGGTTGCAATCTTTgagtcctttttttctccttttcagagCCCTCAGGGATTTTAGCCTCTTGCGTCTTTCCACTGGTTCTCTCTCCAGGCTCCTTTATCCTAAGGATTGGTTGTGGGATCCTTGGGAATGGGGACTGAGTCTTACTTATCATTATAGCTCCAAAACAATGCAGAATTACAAAATGGTGCTCTGAGTGAAAGCATGAATGAATGGGATGATGCAATCTCGAGTTTATGTTGGTGCAAAGTGGTTACGTACTCAAATGACAACATTTTGCTTTAAATGTAGAATTTCTCAACATCAGAAGAGATTCTTGTAGTTTGAAAAACCCTCTAGGATATTCGGATAAAATTATCTCCCAGCTTTGGGCATCCTCTCATAATTTTTCCAGTCTCTGggtttataaataaaaaagagaccaCTTTCTATTGTTACACCTATTGTCATGCACAGAAGTCCTTACTCCCCACAATGAGGTGGAGGATGAGAAGGGCATTTGATATGCTCAACACCGAGCCATGATTTCCCACTAAGAAAAGCTGGGGAATGTATTTCTTCCTCTGGGCCTTTCCACAGGTCCTAGACCTCTGCTTAAAGGCATCTGTGgcttcagaaacattttctttGTTCAGGATCATTCCAAACGTTTCTCCCTCCTGCTAAATTAGCTTTTAAATCATCAAAGGCCCGTGCCCAAGTAGCCAAATGATTTTATGCTTTTCTCACTCCGTACAACGGTAAATTAGAAGTTACTGTGTTTAGCTGTGGCATAAAACTGTGGAATTTCCTGGACAAGTTCATGAAAACTGCACTTCCTTCTTGGATTCCAAATGATCTCACTGTATTCTGAAGGAGATCTAACTATTCACGCCAGAATTGTGGCTGAGTTACACACCTGATAATCCAGGTTGATCTCTACTGGGCTTTGTGATCAGGCCAGC
Coding sequences within:
- the CASP10 gene encoding caspase-10 isoform X9, which produces MTSQGQSLNSTLDDNCQVNFRGTLLTIDSYLGDQDVERLKFLCRDSIASKNLEKCGSALDIFDYLMAEERLSEEDPFFLAELLYIIKQKVLLRHLRYTKEQVEHWLPGRRKVSPFRNLLYELSEDISSENLKSMIFLLRESIPKVQMTSLSFLAYLEKQDKIAEDNLTLLEDLCKKIVPNLMRKIDKYKREKASQVVASSVAKETESLHQGEKELFSRSDINQLLGALPEVSWQDEHAQRNVTRR
- the CASP10 gene encoding caspase-10 isoform X6, which encodes MTSQGQSLNSTLDDNCQVNFRGTLLTIDSYLGDQDVERLKFLCRDSIASKNLEKCGSALDIFDYLMAEERLSEEDPFFLAELLYIIKQKVLLRHLRYTKEQVEHWLPGRRKVSPFRNLLYELSEDISSENLKSMIFLLRESIPKVQMTSLSFLAYLEKQDKIAEDNLTLLEDLCKKIVPNLMRKIDKYKREKASQVVASSVAKETESLHQGEKELFSRSDINQLLGALPQEVSWQDEHAQRNGHAARMECSWDLKLAV
- the CASP10 gene encoding caspase-10 isoform X7; the encoded protein is MTSQGQSLNSTLDDNCQVNFRGTLLTIDSYLGDQDVERLKFLCRDSIASKNLEKCGSALDIFDYLMAEERLSEEDPFFLAELLYIIKQKVLLRHLRYTKEQVEHWLPGRRKVSPFRNLLYELSEDISSENLKSMIFLLRESIPKVQMTSLSFLAYLEKQDKIAEDNLTLLEDLCKKIVPNLMRKIDKYKREKASQVVASSVAKETESLHQGEKELFSRSDINQLLGALPQEVSWQDEHAQRNATRAQAMVSLL
- the CASP10 gene encoding caspase-10 isoform X8, which gives rise to MTSQGQSLNSTLDDNCQVNFRGTLLTIDSYLGDQDVERLKFLCRDSIASKNLEKCGSALDIFDYLMAEERLSEEDPFFLAELLYIIKQKVLLRHLRYTKEQVEHWLPGRRKVSPFRNLLYELSEDISSENLKSMIFLLRESIPKVQMTSLSFLAYLEKQDKIAEDNLTLLEDLCKKIVPNLMRKIDKYKREKASQVVASSVAKETESLHQGEKELFSRSDINQLLGALPEVSWQDEHAQRNATRAQAMVSLL
- the CASP10 gene encoding caspase-10 isoform X10, which translates into the protein MTSQGQSLNSTLDDNCQVNFRGTLLTIDSYLGDQDVERLKFLCRDSIASKNLEKCGSALDIFDYLMAEERLSEEDPFFLAELLYIIKQKVLLRHLRYTKEQVEHWLPGRRKVSPFRNLLYELSEDISSENLKSMIFLLRESIPKVQMTSLSFLAYLEKQDKIAEDNLTLLEDLCKKIVPNLMRKIDKYKREKASQVVASSVAKETESLHQGEKELFSRSDINQLLGALPCLGA